In Kitasatospora gansuensis, a genomic segment contains:
- a CDS encoding DUF4406 domain-containing protein, with protein MPGSPRPLMILVAGPYRSGTGDDPAKLAANVEAMNRAALTLFRAGHLPVTGEALALPLIETAGSAKVGDPAFDEIFHPVAERLLARCDAVWRIGGPSAGADLMTAQAADQGKRVFHRLDEIPAAR; from the coding sequence ATGCCCGGCAGCCCCCGCCCCCTGATGATCCTGGTCGCCGGTCCGTACCGGTCGGGCACCGGAGACGACCCGGCCAAGCTGGCCGCGAACGTCGAGGCGATGAACCGGGCCGCCCTCACCCTCTTCCGGGCGGGCCACCTGCCCGTCACCGGCGAGGCGCTGGCCCTGCCGCTGATCGAGACGGCCGGCTCCGCGAAGGTCGGCGACCCGGCCTTCGACGAGATCTTCCACCCCGTCGCCGAACGCCTGCTGGCCCGCTGCGACGCGGTCTGGCGGATCGGCGGCCCCTCCGCGGGAGCCGATCTGATGACCGCTCAGGCCGCCGACCAGGGCAAGCGGGTCTTCCACCGCCTCGACGAGATCCCGGCCGCACGGTGA
- a CDS encoding LysR family transcriptional regulator, whose product MRVTQSSLDLNLLIALDLLLEEGSVSGAARRMHLSEPAMSRTLGRIRKALGDPVLVRAGRGMVPTPHALSLRAEVRAVVERAQALFTPTGQVDLGTLSRTFTVLAHDAFAASYGAALLARAAAEAPGVRLRFLAESHLDAPTLREGGADLEVGVIDTTAPEVRVEHLFDDRMVAVVRPGHPLLTGGPVTPERFAAAPQLSVSRRGLLHGPIDTALAELGLSRRVLGSAPTYPAALFMLLDSDLVGLAASRSRGLADALGLAVFEIPLTLPPLPFALAWHPRHDADPAHAWLRERVRELMTAPVG is encoded by the coding sequence ATGCGTGTGACGCAATCCAGTCTGGACCTCAACCTGCTGATCGCCCTCGACCTGCTGCTGGAGGAGGGCAGCGTCTCCGGGGCGGCCCGGCGGATGCACCTCTCGGAGCCCGCGATGAGCCGCACGCTGGGCCGGATCCGCAAGGCGCTCGGCGATCCGGTGCTGGTCCGGGCCGGACGCGGCATGGTGCCGACCCCGCACGCGCTCTCGCTGCGGGCGGAGGTGCGGGCGGTGGTCGAGCGGGCCCAGGCGCTGTTCACCCCCACCGGGCAGGTGGATCTCGGCACGCTGTCGCGCACCTTCACCGTGCTCGCCCACGACGCGTTCGCCGCCTCGTACGGGGCGGCCCTGCTGGCCCGGGCGGCGGCCGAGGCGCCCGGGGTGCGGCTGCGGTTCCTGGCCGAGAGCCACCTGGACGCGCCGACGCTGCGCGAGGGCGGCGCCGATCTGGAGGTCGGGGTGATCGACACCACCGCGCCCGAGGTACGGGTCGAGCACCTCTTCGACGACCGGATGGTCGCGGTGGTCCGCCCCGGGCACCCGCTGCTGACCGGCGGTCCGGTCACCCCGGAGCGGTTCGCCGCCGCCCCGCAGCTGAGCGTCTCCCGGCGCGGTCTGCTGCACGGCCCGATCGACACCGCGCTGGCCGAACTCGGCCTGTCCCGGCGGGTGTTGGGCAGTGCGCCGACCTACCCCGCCGCGCTGTTCATGCTGCTCGACAGTGATCTGGTGGGCCTGGCCGCCAGCCGGTCGCGCGGCCTGGCCGACGCGCTCGGCCTGGCCGTCTTCGAGATCCCGCTGACGCTGCCCCCGCTGCCGTTCGCCCTCGCCTGGCACCCCCGGCACGACGCCGACCCCGCGCACGCGTGGCTGCGTGAGCGGGTCAGAGAGCTGATGACCGCGCCGGTCGGCTGA
- a CDS encoding DUF4232 domain-containing protein, which yields MRITAFRGSCADFEVTNHEAGPLSYSIAFTFRSASGEALVTADQTVPAVGPGETVKGTAVAELARRLDGGAPRSVRIAKVRSVPGAEASAETGPCPPSGVRVFADQGAAALGLRAVGLFLENCGAGTVRLNGYPQLQLLDEQHRVVDGVQVLQGGSAIATGADGTPEPLALGPGERARATVVWRNTVDVGVGEAVHAPYLRVRAKADSDPVMVIPELDLGTTGRLGVGPWTRDETKGPVTGTTRG from the coding sequence GTGCGGATCACCGCCTTCCGGGGCAGCTGCGCCGACTTCGAGGTCACCAATCACGAGGCCGGGCCACTCTCCTACTCGATCGCCTTCACCTTCCGGTCGGCTTCCGGGGAGGCGTTGGTGACGGCTGATCAGACCGTCCCGGCGGTCGGGCCCGGCGAGACCGTGAAGGGCACGGCGGTCGCCGAGCTCGCCCGGCGGCTGGACGGTGGCGCCCCGCGAAGTGTCCGGATCGCCAAGGTGCGGAGCGTGCCGGGCGCCGAGGCGTCGGCCGAGACCGGGCCCTGCCCGCCGTCCGGGGTGCGGGTCTTCGCGGACCAGGGCGCTGCCGCGCTGGGGCTCCGGGCGGTGGGGCTGTTCCTGGAGAACTGCGGTGCGGGCACCGTTCGGTTGAACGGCTACCCGCAGCTCCAACTCCTCGACGAGCAGCACCGGGTGGTGGACGGCGTTCAGGTCCTGCAGGGCGGCAGCGCCATCGCCACCGGAGCCGACGGCACGCCGGAGCCGCTGGCCCTGGGCCCGGGCGAGCGCGCCCGCGCCACGGTGGTGTGGCGCAACACGGTCGACGTCGGCGTCGGCGAGGCCGTGCACGCGCCGTACCTGCGGGTGCGGGCGAAGGCGGACTCCGACCCCGTGATGGTGATCCCGGAACTCGACCTGGGCACCACCGGCCGGCTCGGCGTCGGCCCGTGGACGCGGGACGAGACGAAGGGGCCGGTCACCGGTACGACGCGTGGATAG
- a CDS encoding isoprenyl transferase, which translates to MPAWMRNAAMPIYEQRVMKGLAGLPRPRHVGIMLDGNRRWARQMGHTDVAEGYRVGGAKAEEFLTWCAAADIGHVSLFMLSDDNVSGRPEHELVPLLRIIEDTVTGLAAPGKPWRVNVIGSLDLLPGEHAAALKEAAAATAGRTGPQVDVAIGYGGRREIVDAVRTAFRQHIDAGGDPAEFADRIDIEDISANLYSAAGADATDLVIRTSGEQRMSGFLLWQSAYSEFHFVDVYWPAFRRVDFLRALRSYAERDRRYGK; encoded by the coding sequence CTGCCCGCGTGGATGCGCAACGCCGCGATGCCGATCTACGAGCAGCGCGTCATGAAGGGCCTGGCCGGTCTCCCCCGGCCCCGGCACGTCGGGATCATGCTGGACGGCAACCGCCGCTGGGCCCGCCAGATGGGCCACACGGACGTCGCCGAAGGCTACCGCGTCGGCGGGGCCAAGGCCGAGGAGTTCCTGACCTGGTGCGCGGCGGCGGACATCGGCCACGTCAGCCTGTTCATGCTCTCCGACGACAACGTGTCCGGCCGCCCCGAGCACGAACTCGTCCCGCTGCTGCGCATCATCGAGGACACTGTCACCGGCCTGGCCGCCCCCGGAAAGCCGTGGCGCGTCAACGTGATCGGCTCCCTCGACCTGCTACCGGGCGAGCACGCCGCCGCCCTGAAGGAGGCCGCCGCCGCGACCGCCGGCCGCACGGGCCCGCAGGTGGACGTCGCGATCGGGTACGGGGGCCGCCGCGAGATCGTGGACGCGGTCCGGACGGCGTTCCGCCAGCACATCGACGCGGGCGGCGACCCCGCTGAGTTCGCCGACCGCATCGACATCGAGGACATCAGCGCGAACCTGTACTCCGCCGCCGGCGCCGACGCCACCGACCTGGTCATCCGCACCAGCGGCGAGCAGCGGATGTCCGGCTTCCTGCTCTGGCAGTCCGCGTACTCCGAGTTCCACTTCGTGGACGTGTACTGGCCCGCGTTCCGCCGGGTGGACTTCCTCCGGGCCCTGCGCTCCTACGCCGAACGCGACCGCCGCTACGGCAAGTAG
- a CDS encoding MFS transporter — translation MSTPARTPVPAPAAATTPPGRLVVFAVCACVLVAQSMVAAINLMIPQLADSGLDLSSSQLVWAVDAYVIVFAGLLIPAGALGDRYGRRRALLAGLGLFALGAAVSALATGPVLLIAGRAGSGAGAALIMPATMSILVQLAGPEGRARALASWTLALGLGGLAGNVGGGLVAQFLPWQALFWSMLPLAAVLACAVARTVPDSPRHPAATDGLGSLLLISGLAAVLYGIIEGPSQGWAAVRVLTGFAVGALLLALFTGHALRATHPLVDPRLFRNRRLRAAALGSAASFFGLFALFYVNSQYLQYVKGFSAALTGLAIVPLTVGMTLAPKAAVRLQARYGPRPLIGGGLLLIGLGLLCVSTADAGTPYPLYAAYLLVLSCGMGLSAPALAFGVVSELPPGQAGLGAGLNTAAREIGAALGVAAVGTVLAAHSGGHPTGAAEFVPAMALGLRLVALLVLAAAAAATLGYRADRQGGIHSVKYQPE, via the coding sequence TTGTCCACGCCTGCCCGAACGCCCGTCCCGGCACCCGCCGCCGCCACCACCCCACCCGGCCGACTGGTGGTGTTCGCCGTCTGCGCCTGCGTGCTGGTCGCCCAGAGCATGGTCGCCGCGATCAACCTGATGATTCCGCAACTCGCCGACTCCGGGCTCGACTTGAGCTCCAGTCAGCTGGTCTGGGCGGTCGACGCCTACGTGATCGTGTTCGCCGGCCTGCTGATCCCCGCCGGGGCGCTCGGCGACCGGTACGGCCGTCGGCGCGCGCTGCTGGCCGGGCTCGGCCTGTTCGCACTCGGCGCGGCGGTCAGTGCCCTGGCCACCGGGCCGGTGCTGCTGATCGCGGGGCGGGCCGGTTCGGGCGCCGGGGCGGCACTGATCATGCCCGCCACCATGTCGATCCTGGTCCAGCTGGCCGGCCCCGAAGGCCGGGCCCGCGCGCTGGCCTCCTGGACGCTCGCCCTCGGCCTCGGCGGTCTCGCGGGCAACGTCGGCGGCGGACTGGTCGCCCAATTCCTGCCCTGGCAGGCGCTGTTCTGGTCGATGCTCCCGCTGGCCGCCGTCCTCGCCTGCGCCGTCGCCCGCACCGTGCCCGACTCGCCCCGGCACCCCGCCGCCACCGACGGCCTCGGCTCCCTGCTGCTGATCAGCGGTCTGGCCGCCGTGCTCTACGGCATCATCGAGGGCCCCTCGCAGGGCTGGGCAGCGGTCCGGGTCCTGACCGGCTTCGCCGTCGGCGCGCTGCTCCTCGCGCTCTTCACCGGCCACGCGCTCCGGGCCACCCACCCGCTCGTCGACCCCCGACTGTTCCGCAACCGGCGCCTGCGGGCCGCCGCCCTCGGCTCGGCCGCGAGCTTCTTCGGCCTGTTCGCGCTGTTCTACGTCAACTCCCAGTACCTGCAGTACGTCAAGGGCTTCTCGGCCGCGCTCACCGGCCTGGCCATCGTGCCCCTCACCGTCGGCATGACCCTGGCCCCCAAGGCCGCCGTCCGCCTCCAGGCCCGCTACGGCCCGCGCCCGCTGATCGGCGGCGGCCTGCTGCTGATCGGCCTCGGCCTGCTCTGCGTCTCCACCGCCGACGCGGGCACGCCCTACCCGCTGTACGCCGCCTACCTGCTGGTGCTCTCCTGCGGCATGGGCCTCTCCGCACCCGCACTCGCCTTCGGCGTCGTCTCCGAACTCCCGCCCGGCCAGGCCGGATTGGGCGCCGGCCTGAACACCGCAGCCCGCGAGATCGGCGCCGCCCTCGGTGTCGCGGCGGTCGGCACGGTCCTCGCCGCCCACTCCGGCGGCCACCCCACCGGGGCGGCGGAATTCGTCCCGGCCATGGCCCTCGGCCTCCGCCTGGTCGCCCTCCTGGTCCTGGCCGCCGCAGCGGCAGCCACCCTCGGCTACCGCGCCGACCGGCAGGGCGGCATTCACTCCGTCAAGTACCAGCCCGAATAG
- a CDS encoding LppU/SCO3897 family protein, with translation MTSPAPELPDATEAPPLPEENAAPRRRWFGPGVRAALVVAVGAALALTAATYFYKDDPRAAKAGDCVHNAGSDSDPDVTIVDCSAAAGTDLKVLKVVNGADEKQCDTEPGVVATYTEKRTSRTFILCLGDRT, from the coding sequence TTGACCAGCCCCGCTCCCGAGCTCCCCGACGCCACCGAAGCCCCGCCGCTCCCGGAGGAGAACGCCGCACCGCGCAGGCGCTGGTTCGGCCCGGGCGTCCGGGCGGCGCTCGTCGTGGCCGTCGGGGCGGCACTCGCCCTGACCGCCGCCACCTACTTCTACAAGGACGACCCGAGGGCCGCGAAGGCCGGCGACTGCGTCCACAACGCCGGCAGCGACAGCGACCCCGACGTGACGATCGTCGACTGCTCGGCGGCCGCGGGCACCGACCTCAAGGTCCTCAAGGTGGTCAACGGCGCCGACGAGAAGCAGTGCGACACCGAGCCCGGAGTCGTCGCCACCTACACCGAAAAGCGGACCAGCAGGACCTTCATCCTCTGCCTCGGCGACCGGACCTGA
- a CDS encoding DEAD/DEAH box helicase produces MNRSSRSSYQNANSRSAQGSRSGGSRSSGPSNRQRSAPQGEFALPVTTTPALPAVESFAELDMPHALLTTLTRQGVTAPFPIQAATLPNTLVGRDVLGRGRTGSGKTLAFGLALLARTAGRRAEPRRPLALVLVPTRELAQQVTEALTPYAQSLRLRMVTVVGGMSIGRQAMAVHRGAEVVVATPGRLKDLIQRGDCLLDQVGVTVLDEADQMADMGFMPQVTELLTQVEEGGQTMLFSATLDRNVDKLVRRFLSDPVVHSVDPTAATVSTMEHHLLHVQGHDKNAVVARIASRDGGVIMFTDTKHGADRLVENLLAVGVRAAALHGGKSQPQRTRTLDQFRSGAVTALIATNVAARGIHVDGLDLVVNIDPPTDHKDYLHRGGRTARAGESGTVVTLVLPNQRREMARMMTAAALVPGSVKVHSTDEELARITGARVPTGEPVVVADPVRERPRRSPSAGGRGRARDRRGGGSGSGTRSGGTGSGSRGGSTGRSGRSGGRVGLAA; encoded by the coding sequence ATGAACCGTTCCAGCCGTTCGTCGTACCAGAATGCCAACTCCCGTTCCGCACAGGGTTCGCGCTCCGGCGGCTCGCGCTCGTCCGGCCCGTCGAACCGTCAGCGCTCCGCCCCCCAGGGCGAGTTCGCGCTGCCCGTCACCACGACTCCGGCGCTCCCCGCCGTCGAGTCCTTCGCCGAGCTGGACATGCCGCACGCGCTGCTGACCACGCTCACCCGCCAGGGCGTCACCGCGCCGTTCCCGATCCAGGCGGCCACGCTGCCGAACACCCTGGTCGGCCGGGACGTGCTGGGCCGTGGCCGGACCGGCTCCGGCAAGACCCTCGCGTTCGGCCTCGCGCTGCTCGCCCGGACCGCCGGCCGCCGCGCCGAGCCCCGCCGTCCGCTGGCCCTGGTGCTGGTGCCGACCCGCGAGCTCGCGCAGCAGGTCACCGAGGCGCTCACCCCGTACGCCCAGTCGCTCCGGCTCCGGATGGTGACCGTGGTCGGCGGTATGTCGATCGGCCGTCAGGCGATGGCGGTGCACCGTGGGGCCGAGGTCGTCGTCGCCACCCCGGGCCGGCTCAAGGACCTGATCCAGCGCGGTGACTGCCTGCTCGACCAGGTCGGCGTGACCGTCCTCGACGAGGCCGACCAGATGGCCGACATGGGCTTCATGCCGCAGGTCACCGAGCTGCTGACGCAGGTCGAGGAGGGCGGCCAGACGATGCTGTTCTCCGCCACGCTGGACCGCAACGTCGACAAGCTGGTCCGCCGCTTCCTCAGCGACCCGGTGGTCCACTCGGTCGACCCGACGGCCGCCACGGTCAGCACGATGGAGCACCACCTCCTGCACGTGCAGGGCCACGACAAGAACGCCGTGGTGGCCCGGATCGCCTCCCGTGACGGCGGGGTCATCATGTTCACCGACACCAAGCACGGCGCGGACCGGCTGGTGGAGAACCTGCTGGCCGTCGGCGTCCGGGCGGCCGCCCTGCACGGCGGCAAGTCCCAGCCGCAGCGCACCCGGACCCTGGACCAGTTCCGCTCGGGTGCGGTGACCGCGCTGATCGCCACCAACGTGGCCGCCCGCGGCATCCACGTGGACGGTCTTGACCTGGTGGTCAACATCGACCCGCCGACCGACCACAAGGACTACCTGCACCGCGGCGGCCGGACCGCCCGCGCGGGGGAGTCCGGCACCGTGGTCACCCTCGTGCTGCCCAACCAACGCCGCGAGATGGCCCGGATGATGACCGCCGCCGCCCTCGTCCCCGGCTCCGTCAAGGTGCACTCCACGGACGAGGAACTGGCCCGGATCACCGGCGCCCGGGTCCCGACCGGGGAGCCCGTCGTGGTGGCCGACCCGGTGCGGGAGCGGCCGCGCCGCAGCCCCTCGGCCGGCGGCCGGGGCCGGGCCCGTGACCGCCGTGGCGGCGGCTCGGGTTCGGGCACCCGCAGCGGTGGTACCGGTTCGGGCAGCCGCGGCGGTTCCACCGGCCGTTCGGGCCGCTCGGGCGGGCGGGTCGGCCTCGCCGCGTAG
- a CDS encoding NUDIX domain-containing protein, whose protein sequence is MTAGLDTPDRRGRTHLDRAGRDLTGNPRVKVRDVTLLSCHWYVLRTTTFDYRHRDGRWSTEQRETYDRGNGATVLLYDTERGTVLLTRQFRYPAYVNGHPDGMLLETAAGLLDQDDPETAIRREAAEETGHTIGEVQHVFDVYMSPGSVTERLHFYAAPYSQGTRTGAGGGVAEEGEDIEVLELPFTEALDLVRTGAIADAKTIMLLQWAALDGPFGK, encoded by the coding sequence GTGACGGCCGGCCTCGACACCCCCGACCGACGCGGCCGCACCCACCTCGACCGGGCCGGCCGCGACCTCACCGGCAACCCCCGGGTCAAGGTCCGCGACGTCACCCTGCTGTCCTGCCACTGGTACGTGCTGCGCACCACCACCTTCGACTACCGGCACCGCGACGGGCGGTGGAGCACCGAGCAGCGCGAGACGTACGACCGGGGCAACGGCGCCACCGTCCTGCTGTACGACACCGAACGTGGGACGGTGCTGCTCACCCGGCAGTTCCGCTACCCCGCGTACGTCAACGGCCACCCGGACGGCATGCTGCTGGAGACGGCGGCCGGGCTGCTGGACCAGGACGACCCGGAGACCGCGATCCGCCGGGAGGCCGCCGAGGAGACCGGGCACACCATCGGGGAGGTGCAGCACGTGTTCGACGTCTACATGAGCCCCGGTTCGGTCACCGAACGCCTGCACTTCTACGCGGCCCCCTACAGCCAGGGCACCCGTACCGGGGCGGGCGGCGGGGTGGCCGAGGAGGGGGAGGACATCGAGGTGCTGGAGCTGCCCTTCACCGAAGCGCTGGACTTGGTGCGCACCGGTGCGATCGCCGACGCGAAGACCATCATGTTGCTCCAATGGGCGGCGCTGGACGGCCCGTTCGGAAAATAA
- a CDS encoding N(5)-(carboxyethyl)ornithine synthase has protein sequence MKQLSLGVLAQSRKENEFRRPIHPAHFDRIDPELRSDIFLEHGYGERFGFTDESLKSLVGGFRSRDELIAECDVILLAKPLAADLADLRDGQVLWGWPHCVQDRELTQLAIDRKLTVIAFEAMNHWTNDGSFNLHVFHKNNELAGYSSVLHALQINGSTGDYGRRLRAAVIGFGATARGAVTALAALGVHDVDVLTQRGVTAVSSPIHSARIVQFDRDAAEPRPIHALTEDGRIPLAGFLAEHDIIVNCVLQDTAAPLVFLDEEDLGLLAPGTLVIDVSCDEGMGFSWARPTTFTEPTFVVGDNVRYYGVDHSPSYLWNSATWENSEALLPFLGAVLTGSAAWDTSETIRRATEIRDGVIQNPAILAFQDRAPEHPHH, from the coding sequence ATGAAGCAGCTCAGCCTCGGCGTACTTGCGCAGTCCCGCAAGGAGAACGAGTTCCGGCGGCCCATCCACCCCGCGCACTTCGACCGGATCGACCCCGAGTTGCGCAGCGACATCTTCCTCGAACACGGCTACGGCGAGCGCTTCGGGTTCACGGACGAATCGTTGAAGTCACTGGTCGGAGGCTTCCGTTCGCGCGATGAGCTGATCGCCGAGTGCGACGTCATCCTGCTCGCCAAGCCCTTGGCGGCGGACCTCGCGGACCTGCGCGACGGCCAGGTCCTGTGGGGCTGGCCGCACTGCGTGCAGGACCGGGAGCTCACCCAGCTGGCCATCGACCGGAAGCTGACGGTCATCGCCTTCGAGGCGATGAACCACTGGACCAACGACGGCTCGTTCAACCTGCACGTCTTCCACAAGAACAACGAACTGGCCGGCTACTCCTCCGTCCTGCACGCCTTGCAGATCAACGGGTCGACCGGTGACTACGGCCGCCGGCTGCGCGCCGCCGTGATCGGTTTCGGCGCGACGGCCCGAGGCGCGGTCACCGCCCTGGCCGCCCTCGGCGTGCACGACGTCGACGTGCTCACCCAACGGGGCGTCACCGCCGTCAGTTCGCCCATCCACTCGGCGCGGATCGTCCAGTTCGACCGGGACGCCGCCGAACCGCGCCCGATCCACGCCCTCACCGAGGACGGCCGGATCCCGCTGGCGGGCTTCCTCGCCGAGCACGACATCATCGTGAACTGCGTCCTGCAGGACACCGCCGCGCCGCTGGTCTTCCTCGACGAGGAGGACCTCGGCCTGCTCGCGCCGGGCACCCTGGTCATCGACGTCTCCTGCGACGAGGGCATGGGCTTCAGCTGGGCGCGTCCCACCACGTTCACCGAGCCGACCTTCGTGGTGGGCGACAACGTCCGCTACTACGGTGTCGACCACAGCCCGTCCTACCTGTGGAACTCCGCGACCTGGGAGAACAGTGAAGCGCTGCTGCCCTTCCTGGGCGCGGTCCTCACCGGATCCGCGGCCTGGGACACCAGCGAGACGATCCGCCGCGCCACCGAGATCCGCGACGGCGTCATCCAGAACCCCGCCATCCTCGCCTTCCAGGACCGCGCCCCGGAGCACCCGCACCACTGA
- a CDS encoding DeoR/GlpR family DNA-binding transcription regulator has protein sequence MTTANRLDVTLRLVQGAEQMGVGELARRLGVSEMTVRRDLDELERQGMVERVRGGARATGTRERGVGFAAREPWQAATKNRLGAAVAELVEPGQTVLLDAGTTTVHVAAQLIARAPLTVAVLSLQAAVRLADQPGIRLLVLGGEARPNEQSLIGPLALRAVDALAFDCFVMSIGGVHADHGWSEFSLDDCAVKQTALARAARTVAVADATKLGVQAFSRVAPLSAVDVFVTDATGADPDTHPSGPHTLTALREAGVDTRLI, from the coding sequence ATGACTACCGCGAACCGCCTCGACGTCACCTTGCGCCTGGTCCAGGGCGCCGAGCAGATGGGTGTCGGCGAACTGGCCCGGCGGCTCGGCGTGTCCGAGATGACGGTGCGGCGGGATCTGGACGAGCTGGAGCGCCAGGGGATGGTGGAGCGGGTGCGTGGCGGTGCCCGGGCGACCGGGACGCGGGAGCGGGGGGTGGGGTTCGCGGCGCGGGAGCCGTGGCAGGCCGCCACCAAGAACCGGCTTGGCGCCGCGGTGGCGGAGTTGGTGGAGCCGGGACAGACGGTGCTGCTGGACGCCGGCACCACCACCGTGCACGTCGCGGCGCAGCTGATCGCGCGGGCGCCGCTGACGGTGGCGGTGCTCAGCCTGCAGGCGGCCGTCCGGCTGGCGGACCAGCCCGGGATCCGGCTGCTGGTGCTGGGGGGAGAGGCGCGGCCGAACGAGCAGTCGCTGATCGGGCCGCTCGCGCTGCGGGCGGTGGACGCGCTGGCCTTCGACTGCTTCGTGATGTCGATCGGCGGGGTGCACGCCGACCACGGGTGGTCGGAGTTCTCGCTCGACGACTGCGCGGTCAAGCAGACGGCGCTGGCCCGGGCGGCCAGGACCGTCGCGGTGGCGGACGCCACCAAGCTCGGGGTGCAGGCGTTCAGCCGGGTCGCCCCGCTGTCCGCCGTGGACGTCTTCGTCACCGACGCCACCGGGGCCGACCCGGACACCCACCCCAGCGGTCCGCACACCCTCACCGCCCTGCGCGAGGCCGGGGTCGACACCCGCCTGATCTGA
- a CDS encoding LCP family protein: MPNDEPTPGGRAAARQAAKKRGQRRPKTRPRWVVPTLLTAGAVLLAGCGGAFLYLRHLDSNIQSDRLGAGNAPPPPGQADANGRVAMNILIIGTDSRKGLGGGYGDRQNIGLGNNDVNIVLHVYPDKRAAVALDLPRDSLIDIPKCTSKDGKVSPAVTHVPLNDAMSRGGPGCVQDTVQALTGLKIDSWVLVNFQGVKDLTDAVGGVDVNLCSPVDDSGSHLDIPAGPVKLTGEQGLQFVRTRHAVGDGTAIGRFSMQRAYLSSLLRKLTDKGTLLDPTKAFPVIEAATKSLTVSENIAGTTKLVSLATDLKNVKPSEVEFVQPPTAFTHDDPNPNYKEKNKLVNPGARDLFTLIRLDKPLSGGEDHSGGQPTAPAPSAPAPPVVDPATVSVTVLNSTAQKGLATSTAETLARLKYKAEAGTGAPKNVTTSTVRHARADQKDAALAIARALGLPESAVVAGGPGTGVVVTLGADYRPTATSPTAAPVPTAVPSDVAVHQADETGCTKVK; the protein is encoded by the coding sequence ATGCCGAACGACGAGCCGACTCCCGGCGGACGGGCGGCCGCCCGGCAGGCCGCCAAGAAGCGCGGCCAGCGCCGGCCGAAGACCCGACCCCGCTGGGTGGTGCCGACCCTGCTGACCGCCGGGGCGGTGCTGCTCGCGGGCTGCGGGGGTGCGTTCCTCTACCTGCGGCACCTGGACTCCAACATCCAGTCCGACCGGCTCGGCGCGGGCAACGCCCCGCCGCCGCCCGGCCAGGCCGACGCCAACGGCCGGGTCGCGATGAACATCCTGATCATCGGCACCGACAGCCGGAAGGGCCTCGGCGGCGGCTACGGCGACCGGCAGAACATCGGCCTCGGCAACAACGACGTCAACATCGTGCTGCACGTCTACCCCGACAAGCGCGCGGCGGTCGCCCTGGACCTGCCCCGGGACTCTCTGATCGACATCCCGAAGTGCACCTCCAAGGACGGCAAGGTCTCCCCGGCGGTGACCCACGTGCCGCTCAACGACGCGATGAGCCGGGGCGGCCCCGGCTGCGTACAGGACACCGTCCAGGCCCTGACCGGCCTGAAGATCGATTCCTGGGTCCTGGTCAACTTCCAGGGCGTCAAGGACCTCACCGACGCCGTCGGCGGTGTCGACGTCAACCTGTGCTCCCCGGTCGACGACTCGGGCTCGCACCTCGACATCCCGGCCGGACCGGTCAAACTGACGGGTGAACAGGGCCTCCAGTTCGTCCGCACCCGCCACGCCGTCGGGGACGGCACCGCGATCGGCCGGTTCTCGATGCAGCGCGCGTACCTCTCCTCCCTGCTGCGCAAGCTCACCGACAAGGGCACCCTGCTCGACCCGACCAAGGCGTTCCCGGTGATCGAGGCCGCCACCAAGTCGCTCACCGTCTCCGAGAACATCGCCGGCACCACGAAGCTGGTCTCGCTGGCCACCGACCTGAAGAACGTCAAGCCGTCCGAGGTCGAGTTCGTCCAGCCGCCCACCGCGTTCACCCACGACGACCCGAACCCGAACTACAAGGAGAAGAACAAGCTGGTCAACCCCGGGGCCCGCGACCTCTTCACGCTGATCCGGCTGGACAAGCCGCTCAGCGGCGGCGAGGACCACAGCGGAGGGCAGCCCACCGCCCCGGCCCCGAGCGCTCCCGCGCCGCCGGTGGTGGATCCGGCCACGGTCAGCGTCACCGTCCTCAACAGCACCGCCCAGAAGGGCCTGGCCACCAGCACGGCCGAGACCCTGGCCAGGCTCAAGTACAAGGCCGAAGCCGGCACCGGCGCTCCGAAGAACGTGACCACCAGCACCGTCCGGCACGCGCGGGCCGACCAGAAGGACGCCGCCCTCGCCATCGCACGCGCTCTCGGCCTCCCCGAGTCCGCCGTCGTGGCGGGCGGCCCGGGCACCGGTGTGGTGGTCACCCTCGGCGCCGACTACCGCCCCACCGCCACCTCCCCGACTGCCGCGCCGGTACCCACCGCCGTGCCGAGCGACGTAGCGGTGCACCAGGCGGACGAGACCGGCTGCACCAAAGTCAAGTAA
- a CDS encoding cold-shock protein translates to MANGTVKWFNAEKGFGFIEQEGGGPDVFAHYSNINANGFRELLEGQKVEFDVTQGQKGPQAENIRPL, encoded by the coding sequence ATGGCTAACGGCACTGTGAAGTGGTTCAACGCGGAAAAGGGCTTCGGCTTCATCGAGCAGGAGGGTGGCGGCCCGGACGTCTTCGCCCACTACTCGAACATCAACGCCAACGGCTTCCGCGAGCTGCTCGAGGGCCAGAAGGTCGAGTTCGACGTCACGCAGGGTCAGAAGGGCCCGCAGGCCGAGAACATTCGCCCGCTGTAG